A stretch of Orientia tsutsugamushi DNA encodes these proteins:
- a CDS encoding septal ring lytic transglycosylase RlpA family protein — MNLFQKINMQLIGFAASILLYNLPSICIAAQNNSICQINKQLLIMSEGHYKIGKPYKINGKVYSPKQVANNFQQVGYASWYSCKNSNSKTANSDTFNPSHLTAAHHILPMPSIIKVTNLQNTRTLILMVNDRGPFEKRRVLDISRRGAELLGFIRQGVTKVKIELMHSETQKLLNMILFNVPKSIIAKNILCSTDYYIKSLNMKHKTSYYYIMLKNKRKQQ; from the coding sequence ATGAATCTTTTTCAGAAAATAAATATGCAGCTTATAGGTTTTGCTGCCAGTATACTACTATACAATCTTCCTTCTATATGCATAGCAGCGCAAAATAATTCAATATGCCAAATTAATAAGCAGTTACTAATTATGTCTGAAGGGCATTATAAAATAGGCAAGCCTTATAAAATAAATGGAAAGGTATATAGTCCTAAGCAAGTTGCTAACAATTTTCAGCAGGTAGGTTATGCATCTTGGTATAGCTGTAAGAATAGCAACAGTAAAACTGCAAATTCAGATACATTTAATCCATCTCATTTAACCGCAGCTCATCATATACTTCCTATGCCAAGTATAATAAAAGTAACTAATCTGCAAAATACTCGCACCTTGATTTTAATGGTAAATGATCGTGGCCCTTTTGAAAAACGTAGAGTTTTAGATATATCAAGACGTGGAGCAGAATTGTTAGGTTTTATACGCCAAGGTGTAACAAAAGTTAAAATAGAATTGATGCATTCTGAAACTCAGAAACTACTGAATATGATTTTATTTAATGTACCAAAGAGTATAATAGCTAAAAATATACTGTGTAGTACTGATTACTACATCAAATCACTAAATATGAAACATAAAACTTCTTACTATTACATAATGTTGAAAAATAAAAGAAAGCAACAATAG
- a CDS encoding mechanosensitive ion channel family protein, whose protein sequence is MEIWNFPLVHISQDADIYVGNIFLAAVLLLLGIRHYKKFKKFVRVAIVNHITTELHTAKVLGRIFEWLISAVYLITILQMSNIPLSAFAVISGGVGIGIGLGAKNFFNNFMSSVIIMIERPFKIGDIISVAGVSGVVSAIGGRCITIINENNVKVLIPNSKIIQENLINWTSATQIIKCKAELRITKVGNGKYNSNCCKDTIKTIEKIMEDSPMISNTPLPRCYLTNIDSSHYIYQLEFFCYLTDISSIYMVENDLSCSIDNQLKSEFTISYYTVV, encoded by the coding sequence TTGGAAATATGGAACTTTCCATTAGTTCACATCAGCCAAGATGCTGATATTTATGTAGGCAATATATTTTTAGCTGCAGTATTATTATTATTGGGTATAAGACACTATAAAAAGTTCAAAAAGTTTGTTAGAGTAGCTATAGTCAATCATATTACTACTGAACTTCATACAGCAAAAGTTTTAGGGAGAATATTTGAATGGTTAATCTCTGCTGTTTATTTAATAACAATTTTACAAATGTCTAACATTCCATTAAGCGCTTTTGCTGTTATTAGCGGAGGAGTAGGTATAGGTATTGGGCTAGGCGCAAAAAATTTCTTTAATAATTTTATGAGTAGTGTTATTATTATGATTGAAAGACCATTTAAAATTGGTGATATAATCAGTGTCGCTGGAGTAAGTGGAGTTGTTAGTGCAATTGGAGGCAGATGTATTACTATCATTAATGAAAATAATGTAAAAGTTTTAATTCCTAATAGTAAAATTATACAGGAGAATTTAATTAACTGGACTTCTGCAACTCAGATAATAAAATGTAAGGCTGAGCTTAGAATTACTAAGGTAGGAAATGGTAAGTATAATTCAAATTGTTGCAAAGATACAATTAAAACTATCGAAAAAATTATGGAAGATTCTCCAATGATAAGTAATACTCCTTTGCCAAGGTGCTACTTAACTAACATTGATTCTAGCCACTATATTTATCAACTTGAGTTTTTTTGCTATTTAACAGATATATCATCAATCTATATGGTAGAAAATGATCTGAGTTGTAGTATTGATAATCAATTAAAAAGTGAATTTACTATTTCATATTATACTGTAGTGTAA